From Campylobacter upsaliensis, the proteins below share one genomic window:
- the rpoC gene encoding DNA-directed RNA polymerase subunit beta' — MSKFKVIEIKEENRPRDFEAFQLRLASPERIKSWSYGEVKKPETINYRTLKPERDGLFCAKIFGPIRDYECLCGKYKKMRFKGVKCEKCGVEVANSKVRRSRMGHIELVTPVAHIWYVNSLPSRIGTLLGVKMKDLERVLYYEAYIVENPGEAYYDNENSKKVEFCDVLNEEQYQSLMQRYENTDFKARMGGEVVRDLLANLDLVALLNQLKEQMQATNSEAKKKTIIKRLKVVENFLNSNLNANIDSEDAVPNRPEWMMITNLPVLPPDLRPLVALDGGKFAVSDVNDLYRRVINRNTRLKKLIELDAPEIIIRNEKRMLQEAVDALFDNGRRANAVKGANKRPLKSLSEIIKGKQGRFRQNLLGKRVDFSGRSVIVVGPKLRMDQCGLPKKMALELFKPHLLAKLEEKGYATTVKQAKKMIENKTNEVWECLEEVVEGHPVMLNRAPTLHKLSIQAFHPVLVEGKAIQLHPLVCAAFNADFDGDQMAVHVPLSQEAIAECKVLMLSSMNILLPASGKSVTVPSQDMVLGIYYLSLEKVGAKGAHKICTGIDEVVMAMESNCLDIHANIQTIIDGRKCATTAGRLIIKSILPDFVPENMWNKVLKKKDIAALVDYVYKQGGLKITANFLDKLKNLGFEYATKAGVSISIADIIVPNEKQKAIDAAKKQVREIQNSYNLGLITSGERYNKIIDIWKSTNNILSKEMMELVQKDKEGFNSIYMMADSGARGSAAQISQLAAMRGLMTKPDGSIIETPIISNFREGLNVLEYFISTHGARKGLADTALKTANAGYLTRKLIDVAQNVKITTYDCGTHEGIEINEITADSSIVETLEERILGRVLAEDVIDPITNFVLFAEGALIDEEKARVLTESGIKSVNIRTPITCKAKKGICAKCYGVNLGEGKLVKPGEAVGIISAQSIGEPGTQLTLRTFHSGGTASTDLQDRQVSAQKEGFIRFYNLKTYKNKEGKNIVANRRNAAILLVEPKIKAPFKGTISIESIHEDVIVSIKDKKKEAKFILRKYDLAKPNELAGVSGNIDGKLYLPYQNGALVNENESIVEAIKEGWNVPNRIPYASEILVNDGDPVVQDIKAGETGTLKFYILKGDGLDRVRKVKKGDIVKEKGFFVVIADENDREAKRHYIPRESKIEFDDSAVINDVNAIIASAAKKDKSVIAEWDAYNNAIIAEIDGVVSFEDIEAGYSADEQLDEATGKRSLVINEYLPSGVRPTLLIAGKDDKVVRYQLEPKTVIFIHDGDKVSQADILAKTPKAVAKSKDITGGLPRVSELFEARKPKNAAVIAEIDGVVRFDKPLRSKERIIIEAEDGSSAEYLIDKSKHIQVRDGEFIHAGEKLTDGLISSHDVLKILGEKALHYYLISEIQQVYRGQGVVISDKHIEVIVSQMLRQVRVVDSGHTKFIEGDLVSRRKFREENEKIVKMGGEPAIAEPVLLGVTRAAIGSDSVISAASFQETTKVLTEASIAGKFDYLEDLKENVILGRIIPVGTGLYGEQNLKLKEQE; from the coding sequence ATGAGTAAATTTAAAGTAATAGAAATTAAAGAAGAAAATCGACCAAGAGACTTTGAAGCTTTTCAATTAAGACTAGCTAGTCCTGAAAGAATTAAATCTTGGTCTTATGGCGAGGTTAAAAAACCTGAAACGATTAATTACCGCACCTTAAAACCTGAAAGAGATGGGCTTTTTTGTGCGAAAATTTTTGGACCGATTAGAGATTATGAGTGTCTTTGTGGTAAATATAAAAAAATGCGTTTTAAGGGCGTAAAATGCGAAAAATGTGGCGTTGAAGTCGCAAATTCTAAGGTTCGCCGCTCCAGAATGGGACATATAGAGCTTGTAACACCTGTGGCACATATTTGGTATGTCAATTCTTTGCCAAGTCGTATAGGAACTTTGCTTGGTGTTAAGATGAAGGATTTGGAGCGTGTGTTATATTATGAAGCTTACATTGTAGAGAATCCGGGCGAGGCTTATTATGATAATGAAAATTCCAAAAAAGTCGAATTTTGTGATGTTTTAAATGAAGAGCAGTATCAAAGCTTAATGCAACGCTATGAAAATACCGATTTTAAAGCTAGAATGGGCGGAGAGGTCGTGCGTGATTTGCTTGCAAATTTAGATTTAGTTGCTTTATTAAATCAACTCAAAGAGCAAATGCAAGCGACAAATTCCGAAGCGAAGAAAAAGACTATCATTAAGCGTTTGAAAGTGGTAGAAAATTTCTTAAATTCTAATCTTAATGCAAATATTGACAGCGAAGACGCAGTGCCAAATCGCCCTGAGTGGATGATGATTACAAATTTACCCGTTTTGCCACCTGATTTACGCCCTCTTGTTGCTTTAGATGGAGGTAAATTTGCGGTTAGTGATGTTAATGACTTGTATCGTCGCGTGATTAATAGAAACACAAGGCTTAAAAAACTCATCGAGCTTGACGCGCCTGAAATTATCATTAGAAATGAAAAAAGAATGTTACAAGAAGCCGTAGATGCTTTATTTGATAATGGTCGCCGTGCAAATGCCGTCAAGGGAGCAAACAAAAGACCGCTTAAGTCTTTGAGTGAGATTATTAAGGGTAAGCAAGGGCGTTTTAGACAGAATTTGCTAGGTAAAAGGGTGGATTTCTCTGGTCGTAGTGTTATCGTTGTAGGACCTAAGCTTAGAATGGACCAGTGCGGTTTGCCTAAAAAAATGGCTTTAGAGCTTTTTAAACCACACCTTTTAGCCAAGCTTGAAGAAAAGGGTTATGCTACTACGGTTAAACAAGCTAAAAAAATGATAGAAAATAAAACAAATGAAGTTTGGGAGTGCCTTGAAGAGGTTGTTGAAGGACACCCTGTAATGCTTAACCGTGCCCCAACTTTACATAAGCTTTCTATCCAAGCTTTTCACCCTGTTTTAGTCGAGGGTAAGGCTATTCAGCTACACCCCTTAGTGTGTGCGGCGTTTAATGCGGACTTTGACGGCGATCAAATGGCTGTGCATGTGCCACTTTCTCAAGAAGCTATTGCTGAATGTAAGGTCTTAATGCTTTCTTCTATGAATATCCTCTTACCAGCGAGCGGAAAATCCGTAACCGTGCCTTCTCAAGATATGGTTTTAGGAATTTATTATCTTTCTTTAGAAAAAGTGGGTGCAAAAGGAGCGCATAAAATTTGCACAGGCATTGATGAGGTTGTAATGGCGATGGAGTCAAATTGCCTTGATATTCATGCAAATATCCAAACCATTATCGATGGGCGTAAATGTGCGACTACGGCTGGGCGTTTGATTATTAAGTCTATTTTGCCTGATTTTGTCCCTGAAAATATGTGGAATAAGGTGCTAAAGAAAAAAGACATTGCCGCTTTGGTGGATTATGTTTATAAGCAAGGTGGCTTAAAGATCACTGCAAACTTTTTGGATAAGCTTAAAAATTTAGGTTTTGAATATGCGACTAAGGCAGGCGTTTCTATCTCCATAGCTGATATTATCGTGCCAAATGAAAAACAAAAGGCGATTGATGCAGCTAAAAAGCAAGTAAGAGAAATTCAAAATTCTTATAACCTAGGCTTAATCACTTCAGGCGAAAGATATAATAAAATCATAGATATTTGGAAAAGCACGAATAATATTTTGTCAAAAGAGATGATGGAGCTTGTGCAAAAGGACAAAGAGGGTTTTAATTCTATTTATATGATGGCAGATAGTGGTGCAAGAGGTAGTGCAGCACAAATTTCACAGCTTGCCGCTATGAGAGGCTTGATGACTAAGCCTGATGGTAGCATTATTGAAACGCCTATTATTTCAAATTTCCGTGAAGGACTTAATGTGCTTGAGTATTTTATCTCAACTCACGGTGCGAGAAAGGGACTTGCCGATACCGCTCTTAAAACAGCAAATGCAGGGTATTTGACAAGAAAACTTATCGATGTGGCACAAAATGTTAAAATTACAACTTATGATTGTGGCACTCATGAGGGCATTGAGATTAACGAAATCACCGCTGATAGCTCCATAGTAGAAACTTTAGAAGAGCGTATTTTGGGTAGGGTTTTAGCTGAAGATGTGATTGACCCTATTACAAATTTTGTTCTTTTTGCTGAGGGAGCTTTGATTGACGAAGAGAAGGCTAGAGTGCTTACTGAAAGTGGAATTAAGAGTGTAAATATCCGCACTCCTATCACTTGTAAGGCTAAAAAGGGTATTTGTGCGAAATGCTATGGTGTGAATTTGGGTGAAGGTAAGCTTGTCAAGCCGGGCGAGGCTGTGGGCATTATCTCGGCACAATCTATTGGTGAGCCGGGGACTCAGCTTACGCTTAGAACCTTCCACAGCGGTGGAACGGCTAGCACGGATTTACAAGATAGACAAGTGAGCGCACAAAAAGAGGGCTTTATAAGATTTTATAATCTTAAAACATACAAAAATAAAGAGGGTAAAAATATAGTCGCAAATCGTAGAAATGCGGCGATTTTGCTTGTAGAGCCTAAAATTAAAGCTCCATTTAAGGGAACTATCAGCATAGAAAGCATTCACGAAGATGTGATTGTTTCTATTAAGGATAAGAAAAAAGAAGCTAAATTTATTTTAAGAAAATATGATCTTGCCAAGCCAAACGAGTTAGCTGGTGTGAGTGGAAATATAGACGGAAAGCTTTATTTACCATATCAAAATGGTGCTTTGGTTAATGAAAATGAAAGTATAGTCGAGGCGATTAAGGAGGGGTGGAATGTGCCTAATCGTATCCCTTATGCGAGTGAAATTCTAGTCAATGACGGCGACCCTGTCGTGCAGGACATTAAGGCTGGCGAGACAGGAACTTTGAAATTTTACATCCTTAAAGGCGATGGGCTTGATAGAGTGCGTAAGGTTAAAAAGGGCGATATAGTCAAAGAAAAAGGCTTTTTTGTTGTGATTGCCGATGAAAATGACAGAGAGGCAAAAAGGCATTATATCCCTAGAGAGTCTAAAATAGAATTTGATGATAGTGCGGTGATAAATGATGTTAATGCCATTATTGCAAGTGCGGCGAAAAAAGATAAAAGCGTCATAGCCGAGTGGGATGCGTATAATAATGCTATTATAGCGGAGATTGACGGCGTGGTAAGTTTTGAGGACATTGAGGCTGGTTATAGTGCAGATGAGCAGCTTGATGAGGCGACTGGTAAGCGTTCTTTGGTGATTAATGAATATTTGCCAAGTGGAGTGCGTCCTACCCTACTCATAGCTGGAAAAGATGATAAGGTTGTGCGTTATCAGCTTGAGCCAAAGACGGTTATATTTATCCACGATGGCGATAAGGTTTCACAAGCGGACATTTTAGCCAAAACTCCTAAAGCAGTAGCAAAGTCAAAAGACATTACGGGTGGTTTGCCGCGTGTTAGTGAGCTTTTTGAAGCGAGAAAGCCTAAAAATGCCGCCGTGATAGCGGAGATTGATGGCGTAGTGCGTTTTGACAAACCTTTACGCTCAAAAGAAAGAATTATCATCGAGGCTGAAGACGGCTCAAGTGCTGAATATCTTATTGATAAATCCAAGCATATCCAAGTAAGAGATGGCGAATTTATCCACGCAGGCGAAAAGCTTACAGACGGCTTAATCTCAAGCCACGATGTGCTTAAAATCTTAGGCGAAAAAGCTTTGCATTATTATCTTATAAGCGAAATTCAGCAAGTGTATCGCGGACAGGGTGTTGTGATCTCTGATAAACATATTGAAGTTATCGTTTCTCAAATGTTAAGGCAGGTTAGGGTGGTCGATAGCGGACATACTAAATTTATCGAGGGAGATTTAGTCTCACGCCGTAAATTCCGTGAGGAAAATGAAAAAATCGTCAAAATGGGCGGCGAACCAGCCATAGCAGAGCCTGTGCTTTTAGGGGTAACTAGGGCAGCCATAGGAAGTGATAGTGTCATCTCAGCAGCCTCTTTCCAAGAAACGACTAAGGTGCTAACAGAAGCAAGTATAGCGGGTAAATTTGACTATTTAGAGGACTTGAAGGAAAATGTCATTTTGGGTCGTATTATCCCTGTTGGAACGGGACTTTATGGTGAGCAAAATTTAAAACTTAAAGAACAAGAATAA
- a CDS encoding IclR family transcriptional regulator, which produces MSLHQPTLRVLKILELLANSQERLTLSTIAKKLNIPTSTIYPILQTLQEKQYVQCDLKHKTYHLDFQILALSNHIKSENKVLELIKKHMKTIRDLTQQTCQMGILKEGNVLYLEKIDANNQVQLKSFIGTSYPAYATSLGKALLANKNKNELKKLYPQAFQKITTKTLNNIEELYQELKSIKKNKIALESGEMNPQIECMAIGIEHKGKIIAAISISYLLYYSNEKFRETNKKILQEEKNKIEKELSFSFPDLDAIY; this is translated from the coding sequence TTGAGCTTACATCAACCCACTTTAAGAGTATTAAAAATTTTAGAACTTCTTGCTAACTCACAAGAAAGACTTACTTTAAGCACCATAGCCAAAAAGCTAAACATTCCCACAAGCACCATTTATCCTATTTTACAAACCCTACAAGAAAAACAATATGTCCAGTGTGATTTAAAGCATAAAACTTATCATTTAGACTTTCAAATTCTTGCTTTATCAAATCACATCAAAAGCGAAAATAAAGTCCTTGAACTGATTAAAAAGCATATGAAAACCATAAGAGATTTAACGCAACAAACCTGTCAAATGGGAATTTTAAAAGAAGGCAATGTGCTGTATTTGGAAAAAATAGACGCTAATAATCAAGTCCAACTCAAATCCTTCATAGGCACTTCTTACCCAGCTTATGCGACCTCTTTAGGCAAGGCTTTACTAGCAAATAAAAATAAAAATGAATTAAAAAAACTTTACCCACAAGCTTTTCAAAAAATCACAACAAAAACACTCAATAACATCGAGGAATTATATCAAGAATTAAAAAGCATCAAAAAAAATAAAATCGCCTTAGAAAGTGGCGAAATGAATCCGCAAATTGAATGTATGGCTATAGGGATAGAGCATAAAGGCAAGATTATAGCCGCCATTAGCATTTCATATTTGCTTTATTATTCTAATGAAAAATTTAGAGAAACAAATAAAAAAATTTTACAAGAAGAAAAAAATAAGATAGAAAAAGAGCTTAGCTTTAGTTTTCCGGATTTAGATGCTATTTATTAA